One window of Rasiella rasia genomic DNA carries:
- the mgtE gene encoding magnesium transporter — MQFQLTTDFIQSVEQLITVKDGNALRELLQELHFADIAEILEELDSDDATYLIKLLASDLTSEALMELDDDVREKILDRLSPTEIAEELAEMDTDDAADVVAELDHDVQQKVIEEIQDEELAADIVELLAYDDDTAGALMAKELVQVKETWTVAGCVREMRRQAENVTRVHSIYVTNKEGKLTGRLSLKDLLTASEKTKISEVFIPKVDYVTVHTENEEVARIMQKYDLEAIPVVDEDGVLMGRITIDDIVDFIKDEAEKDYQMAAGISQDVEADDSVWQLTRARLPWLVLGLFGGLGSVYIMQGFEEALNSFPVLFFFTPLIAAMAGNVGVQSSAIIVQGLANDNVKGSLFNRLIKEVGLALINGCALGLLVILFGFIVGQDQLVSITIAVSMLSVIIVAALIGTFVPIILDKRGIDPAIATGPFITTSNDIFGIFLFFYIAKIILGF; from the coding sequence ATGCAGTTTCAACTAACAACTGATTTTATTCAAAGTGTTGAACAGCTCATTACCGTAAAAGATGGTAATGCGTTGCGCGAACTCCTTCAAGAACTTCACTTTGCTGATATTGCTGAAATTTTAGAAGAACTAGATAGCGACGATGCTACCTACCTTATTAAATTACTTGCAAGTGATCTTACCTCTGAAGCTCTTATGGAGTTGGACGACGATGTACGGGAAAAAATCTTAGACCGTCTTTCACCTACAGAAATTGCCGAAGAGCTTGCAGAAATGGATACCGATGATGCGGCAGATGTTGTTGCAGAATTAGACCATGATGTTCAGCAAAAAGTAATTGAAGAAATCCAGGATGAAGAGCTAGCGGCAGACATTGTAGAGCTTCTTGCGTATGATGACGACACAGCGGGTGCGCTCATGGCAAAAGAGTTAGTACAGGTAAAAGAAACGTGGACCGTGGCAGGATGTGTTCGAGAAATGCGCAGACAGGCTGAAAATGTAACACGTGTTCACTCCATCTACGTAACTAACAAAGAAGGAAAATTAACGGGGAGACTATCGCTTAAGGATCTTTTAACGGCAAGTGAAAAAACTAAAATTTCCGAAGTATTTATTCCGAAAGTTGACTACGTTACTGTCCATACCGAAAATGAAGAAGTAGCACGTATCATGCAAAAATATGACCTTGAAGCAATTCCTGTTGTAGATGAAGACGGGGTTCTAATGGGTAGAATTACCATTGACGATATTGTAGATTTTATTAAAGACGAAGCCGAAAAAGATTACCAAATGGCTGCGGGTATCTCGCAAGATGTTGAAGCAGATGACAGCGTTTGGCAACTCACTAGAGCACGTCTGCCTTGGCTAGTCTTAGGACTTTTTGGAGGATTAGGAAGTGTGTACATTATGCAAGGGTTTGAAGAAGCCCTTAATTCCTTTCCTGTATTATTTTTTTTCACCCCACTTATAGCCGCGATGGCAGGAAACGTTGGTGTACAATCTAGTGCAATTATTGTACAAGGTTTGGCAAACGACAATGTAAAAGGCAGCTTGTTTAACAGACTTATAAAAGAGGTTGGACTAGCACTTATTAATGGTTGTGCATTAGGTTTATTGGTTATTTTGTTTGGCTTTATTGTGGGTCAGGACCAATTGGTAAGCATTACTATTGCAGTTTCTATGCTTTCTGTTATCATTGTTGCAGCGCTAATAGGAACTTTTGTGCCCATTATTTTAGACAAAAGAGGTATAGACCCCGCCATTGCTACCGGTCCGTTTATTACTACTAGCAATGATATCTTCGGAATTTTTCTATTTTTCTACATTGCAAAAATTATTTTAGGATTTTGA
- a CDS encoding acyl-CoA thioesterase — MKIFSEKRIVPASAIDENGHVNNIAYLQWCIDVAEKHWFTKAPEAFKNSHFWVVLEHTISYKNPSFEGEELLVETWVTAAKGVKSEREYRITRMSDQKILVTAKTLWCFVEIESQRPARITEEISTLFM, encoded by the coding sequence TTGAAAATTTTTTCAGAAAAACGTATTGTTCCTGCGTCTGCTATAGATGAAAATGGACATGTTAACAATATTGCTTATTTGCAATGGTGTATAGATGTTGCTGAAAAGCACTGGTTTACGAAAGCTCCCGAAGCCTTTAAGAATAGTCATTTTTGGGTAGTTTTAGAACATACAATTTCTTATAAAAACCCTTCGTTTGAAGGTGAAGAACTACTCGTTGAAACCTGGGTAACTGCAGCCAAAGGAGTAAAAAGTGAACGCGAATATAGAATCACTAGAATGTCGGACCAGAAAATTTTGGTAACCGCAAAGACCCTCTGGTGTTTTGTTGAAATTGAAAGTCAGCGCCCTGCTAGAATTACAGAAGAAATTAGTACTTTGTTTATGTAA
- a CDS encoding cupin domain-containing protein: protein MKPINVKEKFNRFSKQWHPHQIATVDDMQVILAKISGEFVWHSHKNEDELFFVQKGTLQMRFRKAQDPTTEWSETVHQGEIIVVPKGIEHCPTTANGEEVHLLLFEKLSTAHTGEVKHEKTQTQYPKI from the coding sequence ATGAAGCCTATTAATGTAAAAGAGAAATTTAATCGGTTTAGCAAGCAGTGGCACCCACATCAAATTGCAACGGTAGACGATATGCAGGTTATTCTTGCCAAGATTTCTGGTGAGTTTGTATGGCATAGTCATAAAAACGAAGATGAATTGTTTTTTGTTCAAAAAGGGACTTTACAAATGCGTTTTAGAAAAGCACAAGACCCTACAACCGAATGGTCTGAGACGGTGCATCAAGGCGAAATCATTGTGGTACCAAAGGGCATTGAACATTGCCCGACAACTGCCAACGGTGAAGAAGTACATCTTTTGTTATTTGAAAAGCTGAGTACCGCTCATACAGGTGAAGTGAAGCATGAAAAGACCCAAACTCAGTATCCTAAAATATAA
- a CDS encoding 2-hydroxyacid dehydrogenase: MKILHLDKNHPLLLEQLEKVGFSNTENYTASKTEIEELIASYDGVVIRSRFKIDATFLDAATNLKFIARVGAGLESIDIAYAESKGIQLFAAPEGNRNAVGEHALGMLLSLFNKLKSADESVKSGHWQREAHRGLELDGKTVGIIGYGNMGKSFAKKLKGFNCTVFCYDIKEEVGNKNATQVSLKTLQEMADVISLHTPWTPETDKMIDANFIEQCKKPFWLLNTARGKSVVTKDLVAALENGKVLGAGLDVLEYEKGSFESLFTSEMPTEFQKLITMPNVLLSPHVAGWTKESKVKLAQTIVDKITEAFSKN; this comes from the coding sequence ATGAAAATTCTTCATCTCGATAAAAACCACCCGCTACTCTTAGAACAGCTAGAAAAAGTCGGGTTTTCTAACACCGAAAATTATACCGCATCCAAAACAGAAATTGAAGAGCTAATAGCTTCTTATGACGGAGTCGTAATTCGCAGTAGATTTAAAATTGATGCTACTTTTCTCGACGCTGCCACAAATTTAAAATTTATTGCACGTGTAGGCGCTGGACTAGAAAGTATAGACATCGCTTATGCAGAAAGCAAAGGCATACAATTATTTGCCGCACCCGAAGGAAATAGAAACGCCGTGGGTGAACATGCACTCGGCATGCTGCTCTCACTATTTAATAAACTAAAGAGCGCAGACGAGAGCGTAAAGTCTGGACACTGGCAACGAGAAGCGCATCGCGGACTAGAACTAGACGGAAAAACTGTTGGTATCATAGGATACGGGAACATGGGTAAAAGTTTTGCAAAAAAGCTAAAAGGATTTAACTGCACTGTTTTTTGTTATGACATAAAAGAAGAGGTAGGAAATAAAAATGCTACACAGGTTTCATTAAAAACCCTTCAGGAAATGGCAGATGTAATAAGCCTGCATACTCCCTGGACACCCGAAACAGATAAAATGATTGACGCTAACTTTATAGAACAATGTAAAAAACCCTTTTGGCTACTAAACACCGCTAGGGGAAAAAGTGTTGTAACAAAAGATTTGGTTGCCGCTTTAGAAAATGGCAAAGTACTAGGTGCTGGGCTCGATGTTTTAGAGTATGAAAAAGGTTCGTTCGAGTCGCTTTTTACTTCTGAAATGCCTACAGAATTTCAAAAACTCATCACCATGCCTAATGTTCTTTTAAGTCCGCACGTTGCGGGTTGGACTAAAGAGAGCAAAGTGAAATTAGCGCAGACAATAGTAGACAAAATAACAGAGGCGTTCTCAAAAAATTAA
- a CDS encoding response regulator transcription factor, which yields MKKTVFIFGALIIGVLTLFQISTYSITSGNLTTEIVIGSIAIIFFFFGIYWNRKNKSNHETNTISEAIKTEHIAKLGITDREYEILIKISEGHSNREIGNQLFISESTVKTHVSNLFLKLDAKRRTQAIQKAKAMQIIA from the coding sequence ATGAAAAAGACGGTGTTTATATTTGGAGCCTTAATTATTGGGGTGCTTACACTATTCCAGATTAGCACCTATTCAATAACTTCAGGGAATCTAACTACCGAAATTGTCATTGGAAGTATTGCTATAATTTTCTTTTTCTTCGGAATTTACTGGAATCGAAAAAACAAGTCGAATCATGAAACGAATACCATTTCAGAAGCTATAAAAACAGAGCACATTGCTAAACTAGGAATTACCGATAGGGAGTATGAAATATTGATTAAAATTTCCGAAGGACACTCAAATAGAGAAATTGGAAATCAGCTTTTTATTTCAGAAAGCACTGTGAAAACTCATGTTTCAAATCTTTTTCTGAAATTGGACGCCAAACGCAGAACGCAAGCAATACAAAAAGCAAAAGCAATGCAAATTATTGCCTAA
- a CDS encoding DUF4199 domain-containing protein, with product MKNTVLKYGLYALGTAAGLFALALLLGKGLDYTVQEIIGYTSMAISLIFVFFGIRYYRDHENNGKVSFLKALGIGILISFFAAVGFGVIDYLFTTVINPDFAVEYEAKMIADMKANLTPEDFKIQKEALQQQMKEYGGSGFMAFMMFAAVAMMGFIISLISAIILQRK from the coding sequence ATGAAAAATACTGTTTTAAAATATGGTTTATATGCGCTTGGTACTGCCGCGGGATTATTTGCATTAGCTCTATTGTTAGGGAAAGGTTTAGACTATACAGTACAAGAAATTATTGGCTATACTTCTATGGCTATCTCTCTAATCTTTGTGTTTTTCGGAATACGTTATTATCGAGACCACGAAAACAATGGTAAGGTTTCATTCTTAAAAGCATTGGGCATAGGAATTCTTATTTCATTCTTTGCCGCAGTGGGCTTTGGAGTTATAGACTACCTTTTTACAACTGTAATAAATCCAGATTTTGCGGTAGAATATGAAGCCAAGATGATTGCCGATATGAAAGCAAACTTAACCCCTGAAGACTTTAAAATTCAAAAAGAGGCATTGCAGCAACAAATGAAAGAATATGGAGGCTCTGGTTTCATGGCTTTTATGATGTTTGCCGCAGTTGCTATGATGGGATTTATAATTTCACTAATTTCAGCCATTATATTACAACGTAAATAA
- a CDS encoding DUF1801 domain-containing protein, whose amino-acid sequence MQYQANSVADYISQLPEDRQGPVEKIRQTIAKNLPKGFEEGILYKMIGFYVPHEVYPDGYHCDPKTPLPFINVASQKNFIALYHSGIYAKKELLDWFVAEYPKHCKYKLDMGKSCVRFKKVDDIPYNLIAELATKMTVQEWIDTYESAVKKK is encoded by the coding sequence ATGCAATACCAAGCAAACTCTGTTGCAGATTATATCTCGCAATTGCCAGAAGACCGTCAAGGACCGGTAGAAAAAATACGCCAAACCATTGCCAAGAACCTTCCCAAAGGTTTTGAAGAAGGAATTCTCTATAAAATGATTGGGTTTTATGTGCCGCACGAGGTATATCCAGATGGATATCATTGCGACCCAAAAACGCCATTGCCATTTATAAACGTTGCATCTCAGAAAAATTTTATCGCCCTATATCATAGTGGCATCTACGCTAAAAAAGAATTGTTAGATTGGTTTGTAGCAGAATACCCTAAGCACTGCAAATACAAATTAGATATGGGTAAGAGCTGTGTGCGGTTCAAGAAAGTAGATGATATTCCATATAATCTTATTGCAGAACTCGCCACAAAAATGACGGTCCAAGAGTGGATTGACACCTACGAGAGTGCCGTAAAGAAAAAATAA
- a CDS encoding VOC family protein, with product MKLGAFSISIAVKDIHKSKAFYELLGFTVFAGDLEKNYLIMKNEDALVGLFQGMFENNIITFNPGWDQDAQKVTGFDDVRDIQKHLKAEGISLISEADASTTGPASCVVVDPDGNTILIDQHV from the coding sequence ATGAAACTAGGAGCATTTTCCATTAGTATCGCTGTGAAAGACATTCACAAATCGAAAGCCTTTTATGAATTGCTGGGATTCACTGTCTTTGCAGGAGACCTAGAAAAAAATTATCTCATCATGAAGAATGAAGATGCTTTGGTAGGGTTATTTCAAGGCATGTTTGAAAATAATATTATCACCTTTAACCCGGGATGGGACCAAGACGCTCAAAAAGTAACGGGTTTTGATGATGTTAGGGATATTCAGAAACATTTAAAAGCTGAAGGAATTTCTTTAATTTCAGAGGCCGATGCTAGTACTACCGGACCTGCGAGCTGCGTGGTAGTAGATCCAGATGGCAATACCATACTAATAGACCAACACGTGTAA
- a CDS encoding VOC family protein encodes MKRVTGIGGLFFKTKDPNATKEWYKNHLGFNTDDWGCTFWWKDENGNKCSTQWSPFVQDTNYYEPSKKDFMFNYRVENLVELLKVLKTEGVEVIGDIQEFEYGKFGYIMDNDGNKIELWEPVDSAFE; translated from the coding sequence ATGAAAAGAGTAACAGGCATTGGCGGATTGTTCTTTAAAACTAAAGATCCGAACGCCACAAAAGAATGGTATAAAAATCATTTAGGTTTTAACACAGATGATTGGGGTTGTACTTTTTGGTGGAAAGACGAAAATGGCAATAAATGCTCTACCCAATGGAGTCCGTTTGTCCAAGACACAAATTACTATGAACCCAGCAAAAAAGACTTTATGTTTAACTATAGAGTTGAAAATTTAGTTGAATTACTAAAAGTGCTAAAAACCGAAGGCGTAGAAGTAATTGGAGATATTCAAGAATTTGAATATGGCAAATTTGGATACATTATGGATAACGACGGTAACAAAATAGAGCTTTGGGAACCCGTAGATAGTGCTTTTGAATAA
- a CDS encoding copper homeostasis protein CutC, whose translation MILEICANSFESAKAAQDAGADRIELCTELSVGGLTPSFGLLEKVLTELTIPVHVLIRPRSGNFTYTETELDVMLRDIETCKEFGCDGIVSGALTQEHAIDTIATKELIAATATMEFTFHRAFDWCAEPILAFKQLQHLGITRLLSSGQQTTALKGISLLQKLLNDSDQTIQIMPGGGITAANCLSFKEAGFKMIHFSAAKKTQTLISQPKVGMHNPNYFIEGIVSASNIDDIKKIAEKLNN comes from the coding sequence ATGATTCTAGAAATATGTGCAAATAGTTTTGAGAGTGCCAAAGCTGCCCAAGACGCTGGTGCAGACCGAATTGAATTATGCACAGAACTATCGGTAGGAGGGCTTACTCCGTCTTTTGGCTTACTAGAAAAAGTACTAACAGAATTAACCATCCCAGTTCATGTACTTATAAGGCCTCGAAGCGGAAATTTTACTTATACTGAAACAGAACTTGACGTCATGTTGCGGGATATAGAAACGTGTAAAGAATTTGGCTGTGATGGTATTGTGAGTGGTGCACTTACTCAAGAGCATGCTATAGACACGATAGCAACCAAAGAACTAATTGCCGCCACAGCTACTATGGAGTTCACCTTCCATCGCGCTTTTGACTGGTGTGCAGAGCCTATTTTAGCTTTTAAGCAACTTCAGCATTTGGGCATTACACGCTTGTTATCTTCAGGGCAACAAACCACAGCGTTGAAGGGAATAAGTCTCCTTCAAAAATTGCTAAACGATTCAGATCAAACGATTCAAATTATGCCTGGAGGAGGTATTACTGCAGCCAACTGCTTGTCTTTTAAAGAAGCTGGTTTTAAAATGATTCACTTTTCAGCAGCAAAAAAGACACAAACTTTAATTAGCCAACCAAAAGTGGGTATGCACAACCCTAATTACTTCATTGAAGGCATAGTAAGTGCTTCAAACATTGATGATATCAAAAAAATTGCAGAAAAACTTAATAACTAG
- a CDS encoding TM2 domain-containing protein: MSENNDNTKDSIGDAAENLGNEANKAANDFKEGWNEATQNGENKKMIAGILGIVIGSLGIHKFILGYTQEGIIQIVITVITCGIGGIIGLIEGIIYLTKSDEEFYQTYQVGKKGWF, from the coding sequence ATGTCTGAAAACAACGATAACACTAAAGACAGCATAGGAGATGCTGCAGAAAATCTAGGAAACGAAGCGAACAAAGCGGCTAACGATTTTAAAGAAGGCTGGAATGAGGCTACTCAAAACGGCGAGAACAAGAAAATGATAGCTGGAATTCTAGGAATCGTAATTGGTTCTTTAGGAATCCACAAATTTATTTTAGGATACACCCAAGAAGGGATTATTCAAATTGTAATTACCGTTATTACTTGTGGAATTGGTGGTATTATTGGTCTTATTGAAGGTATTATTTACTTAACTAAGAGTGATGAAGAGTTCTATCAGACCTACCAAGTAGGTAAAAAAGGTTGGTTCTAA
- a CDS encoding TM2 domain-containing protein, which yields MLAGLLGIFLGGFGAHKFILGYTKEGLILLGILLISFPLMCIIIGAFTMYIPIIIGLVEGIIYLTKSDEEFYETYQVNKKPWF from the coding sequence ATGTTAGCTGGGTTACTCGGTATTTTTCTTGGCGGATTTGGAGCACATAAGTTTATTTTGGGCTATACAAAAGAAGGACTCATTTTATTAGGTATTCTCTTAATTTCGTTTCCGTTAATGTGCATCATTATTGGTGCTTTTACTATGTACATTCCTATTATCATTGGTCTTGTAGAAGGAATTATTTACCTTACCAAGAGCGATGAGGAATTTTACGAAACCTATCAGGTAAACAAAAAACCTTGGTTTTAA
- a CDS encoding ArsR/SmtB family transcription factor encodes MGVTKRHIHPLQANKIADYAKVLSNPARVAIINYIGDCEGCLCKDISEKIKLSQPTTSQHLQVIKKVGLLKSKFEGKSQYYRINVAKLNELKSLFQEFFETTEAKCC; translated from the coding sequence ATGGGTGTTACAAAAAGACATATCCATCCGCTACAAGCAAATAAAATTGCAGACTACGCAAAAGTATTAAGTAACCCAGCACGTGTGGCTATTATAAACTATATTGGAGATTGTGAAGGGTGCCTTTGTAAGGATATTTCAGAAAAAATTAAACTCTCTCAGCCAACCACATCACAGCATTTACAAGTTATAAAAAAGGTAGGGTTACTGAAAAGTAAATTTGAAGGTAAGAGTCAGTACTACCGCATCAACGTGGCAAAGCTTAATGAGCTAAAAAGTTTGTTTCAAGAGTTTTTTGAAACCACCGAAGCTAAATGCTGCTAG
- a CDS encoding DUF1304 domain-containing protein yields the protein MQILVSILIGFIAFLHLYFMYFEMFAWTTKGPKIFRGFPKNLFEPTKSMAANQGLYNGFLAAGLIWTYFINDAIWHFNIALFFLSCVTIAGVYGALTVSKKIFFIQALPAVITIILLHLKFM from the coding sequence ATGCAGATTCTTGTTTCGATTCTTATCGGTTTTATTGCCTTTCTTCATCTGTATTTTATGTATTTCGAAATGTTTGCATGGACTACTAAAGGACCTAAAATTTTTAGGGGCTTTCCGAAGAACTTATTCGAACCAACAAAATCTATGGCTGCAAATCAAGGGCTCTACAATGGTTTTTTAGCAGCAGGACTTATTTGGACCTATTTTATCAATGATGCTATATGGCATTTTAATATAGCCTTGTTTTTTTTAAGTTGTGTTACCATAGCTGGGGTTTATGGAGCACTTACGGTTTCAAAAAAAATATTCTTTATTCAGGCACTCCCTGCTGTCATTACTATTATCTTATTACATCTTAAGTTTATGTAA
- a CDS encoding flavodoxin family protein codes for MASSKPDFSSLKALYINCTLKRSPQMSHTKALMDVSINIMRAEGVTVEYLRFVNHNVAYGVYHDMTEHGVEKDEWPEIWKKVEDADILVIGTPIWLGEKSSVATKLIERLYGESGKRNDKGQYYFYGKVGGCIITGNEDGIKHVAMGTLYALQHIGYSIPPQADCGWIGEAGPGPSYNDEESSAKDNDFTNRNTTFMTYNLLHLAKILKDQKGYPAYGNSRGDWDDGTRWNFENPEYR; via the coding sequence ATGGCTTCTTCTAAACCTGATTTTAGTTCCCTTAAAGCACTTTACATAAACTGTACCCTCAAGCGCAGCCCGCAAATGAGCCATACCAAAGCGTTAATGGATGTCTCTATAAATATCATGCGCGCCGAAGGTGTTACGGTAGAATACTTACGCTTTGTAAATCACAATGTTGCTTACGGCGTATATCATGACATGACCGAACATGGCGTAGAAAAAGATGAATGGCCCGAAATCTGGAAAAAAGTTGAAGATGCAGATATCTTAGTGATTGGAACACCTATCTGGTTAGGAGAGAAATCGTCTGTAGCGACAAAGCTTATAGAACGATTGTATGGCGAAAGCGGAAAAAGAAATGATAAAGGTCAGTATTATTTCTACGGAAAAGTAGGAGGGTGCATTATTACAGGAAACGAAGACGGTATTAAACATGTTGCAATGGGCACGCTATACGCCTTACAACATATTGGTTATAGTATTCCTCCACAAGCAGATTGTGGGTGGATAGGTGAGGCTGGGCCTGGACCGAGCTATAATGATGAAGAAAGTAGCGCTAAAGACAACGATTTTACCAATCGAAATACGACGTTTATGACGTACAATTTGCTACATCTGGCCAAAATATTGAAAGACCAAAAAGGCTATCCCGCCTACGGAAACTCTAGAGGCGATTGGGATGACGGCACACGATGGAATTTTGAGAATCCTGAATACAGATAA
- a CDS encoding helix-turn-helix transcriptional regulator has protein sequence MKILTKGTYYGNKKFETLSSGIVLSEYDYIIPRTEWHLHENPYFMYVLRGNVLDINKQNTTLCPPGSLLLHNWDEAHCNTKESHHARGFHIEFERGWFENKKLDVEMWQGSRPLENPKLHHIMAKLYFEFKCQDMYSEVTIALLLLQLCEHTQKDQIEDSVSPPQWLSHLKQLLHDCSEPLSLQYLSKTLGVHPAHLSRAIPRYLHTTLGDYMRQQKIKMALGYLCNATLTLTEISYLCGFSDQSHFTRTFKMYFNKTPKEFRRNFAQC, from the coding sequence ATGAAGATTCTAACCAAAGGTACCTACTACGGAAATAAAAAATTTGAAACACTTTCTAGCGGGATTGTACTATCTGAATATGACTACATAATTCCTCGTACCGAATGGCATCTACATGAAAACCCCTATTTTATGTATGTTTTACGCGGTAACGTATTAGATATTAACAAGCAAAATACCACCCTATGCCCGCCAGGAAGTCTTTTACTTCACAACTGGGATGAAGCGCATTGTAATACAAAAGAATCTCACCACGCGAGGGGGTTTCATATAGAATTTGAACGCGGTTGGTTTGAAAACAAAAAACTAGATGTTGAGATGTGGCAAGGAAGTCGCCCACTAGAAAATCCGAAATTACACCATATTATGGCCAAATTATATTTCGAATTTAAGTGTCAAGATATGTATTCTGAAGTAACCATCGCTTTATTATTACTTCAATTGTGTGAACACACTCAAAAAGACCAAATAGAAGATTCTGTATCGCCACCTCAATGGTTATCTCATCTTAAGCAGTTATTGCACGATTGTTCAGAACCCTTATCGCTTCAGTATCTATCTAAAACTTTAGGAGTACACCCCGCGCATCTCTCTAGAGCTATTCCAAGATATCTACACACTACATTGGGAGATTATATGAGGCAGCAAAAAATTAAAATGGCTCTGGGTTATTTGTGTAATGCAACACTTACGTTAACTGAAATTTCTTATCTCTGCGGGTTTTCAGATCAAAGTCATTTTACGAGAACTTTTAAAATGTATTTTAACAAAACACCTAAAGAATTTAGACGAAATTTTGCCCAATGTTAA
- a CDS encoding serine hydrolase domain-containing protein codes for MRIITILVVFVLSANVFGQLNFSEENRKTHSLFTTMDANITKGDYEEITSVLIAKDGKLIYEKYYNGATQESMHNTRSATKTIATFLTGIAIDKGFINSEKDKIFEHLQLERPMLNPDPRKDAITLEDLLTMSSIVECSDDDQFSRGNENRMYNVEDWTQFFIDLPVRGYPYSPKPEDSPYGRSMSYCSAGSALIAEVVQDAIKSPADKFMKEHLLTPLNITEYKLDYTPKGTLNTAGGSNYKSRDLLKFIQLCLQKGTWNEQQVVSKSWIEKATSPKVSAWEDMNYGYLFWLKSFGKDTLISSYAMAGNGGNKIVAFPELNVTVVLTTTNYNNRKAHGYTDALLNEFIVPAVMQLK; via the coding sequence ATGAGAATTATCACCATACTTGTTGTTTTTGTATTGTCTGCTAACGTTTTCGGACAACTTAACTTTTCCGAAGAAAACAGAAAGACTCATTCACTGTTCACCACAATGGACGCTAATATAACCAAAGGTGATTATGAAGAAATTACTAGTGTACTTATCGCGAAAGATGGAAAACTTATTTATGAAAAGTACTACAATGGTGCAACGCAAGAGTCTATGCATAACACACGTTCTGCAACAAAGACTATAGCCACTTTTCTTACTGGTATAGCAATAGATAAAGGATTTATAAATTCTGAAAAAGATAAAATTTTCGAACATTTACAGCTAGAACGCCCCATGTTAAATCCAGACCCTAGAAAAGATGCCATTACGCTTGAAGATCTTTTAACAATGAGCTCTATTGTAGAATGTAGCGATGATGATCAATTTTCTCGTGGCAATGAAAACAGAATGTACAATGTTGAAGACTGGACTCAGTTTTTTATAGATCTACCGGTTAGAGGGTATCCTTATTCTCCAAAACCCGAAGACTCACCATACGGGCGCTCAATGAGTTATTGCTCTGCCGGATCAGCATTAATTGCAGAAGTAGTACAAGATGCCATTAAATCTCCAGCAGACAAGTTTATGAAAGAGCATCTGCTTACTCCTTTAAATATCACTGAATACAAATTAGACTATACGCCCAAAGGCACTCTTAACACCGCTGGAGGCAGCAATTATAAAAGTCGTGATTTATTAAAGTTTATTCAACTTTGTTTGCAAAAAGGAACATGGAATGAGCAACAAGTTGTTTCAAAATCGTGGATAGAAAAGGCTACATCACCTAAAGTTAGCGCTTGGGAAGACATGAATTACGGATACCTTTTTTGGTTGAAGTCTTTTGGGAAAGACACCTTAATTTCCAGCTACGCCATGGCAGGAAACGGAGGGAATAAAATTGTAGCATTTCCTGAATTAAACGTAACGGTTGTTCTTACAACAACAAATTACAATAACCGTAAAGCTCATGGATACACAGACGCTCTGTTAAATGAGTTTATTGTTCCAGCGGTAATGCAGCTTAAATAA